In the genome of Aptenodytes patagonicus chromosome 18, bAptPat1.pri.cur, whole genome shotgun sequence, one region contains:
- the LOC143168847 gene encoding uncharacterized protein LOC143168847 gives MRELNAQDHVLLPLEHANSARMDEPISTPITREGRKCAFPESVLEEKAFLSNPKMDPKDNEDINPCDSKFTVKGLGMLSTLCNLCLVQAENTLQGTGDATSSLEDLEKESLIVEKARMEQRSHKTLREEQDPCSPFQAGERKKDLSSDDEDGERRSTLTSSEATLVKTQLRKERSSDEQRFSTACERKLEITHTDEKVPSEIPLSEDDAVKEYKKIKRKDGSKADKIFHSSSETSPTTLSFLIKILDAGVFGSSEDFDQPNFDQHTLVRQTQKQYLYKLDQWHSAPWKKTVEVPLVVPHHSSYVKKLSACAVEELWTPENIYSHFRRIGVPKHFECSDLPGDNLETESKRMYNQVIFDLTHELLCAEYQVTANPDTLPWMKKTLGSHCSRHLCRRTDVNEVKTFVQGETIKIMNLEKNDLEMKRKFLNMTKYGNCKRDRVDLILIQELRNEESQWTCYDDDELTVKMRMTEDIFDSLILDTIRVLNKIYLRKACD, from the exons ATGAGGG AGCTTAATGCTCAGGATCATGTTTTATTACCTCTGGAACATGCAAATTCAGCTAGAATGGATGAACCTATATCCACACCCATTACAAGAGAAGGCAGAAAGTGTGCATTTCCG GAATCTGTGCtggaagaaaaggcatttctttcAAACCCAAAGATGGATCCTAAAGACAATGAAGATATTAATCCATGTGACAGCAAGTTCACAGTGAAAGGCTTGGGGATGCTTTCTACTTTGTGTAACTTATGCCTGGTTCAGGCAGAAAATACTCTTCAAGGAACTG GTGATGCTACATCATCCTTAGAAGATCTAGAGAAAGAGTCTTTGATAGTGGAGAAAGCACGCATGGAGCAGAGAAGTCATAAAACACTAAGAGAAGAGCAGGACCCCTGCAGTCCATTTCAG gctggggaaaggaagaaggatctTTCTTCTGATGATGAAGATGGGGAAAGAAGATCAACGTTGACTTCAAGTGAAGCTACATTAGTGAAAACCCAGTTAAGAAAAGAAAGGTCGTCAGACGAACAGAG ATTTAGCACAGCCTGTGAGAGAAAATTGGAAATCACACATACAGATGAAAAAGTACCTTCTGAAATCCCTTTGTCAGAAG ATGATGCAGTTAAAGAATAtaagaagattaaaagaaaagacgGATCAAAAGCAGACAAGATATTTCATTCATCTTCAGAGACTTCTCCAACCACTTTGTCA TTCCTTATAAAAATCCTTGATGCTGGTGTTTTTGGAAGCTCTGAAGACTTTGATCAGCCTAATTTTGACCAACATACGCTGGTGAGACAAACACAAAAGCAATACTTGTACAAATTAGATCAGTGGCACTCAGCTCCTTGGAAGAAAACTGTGGAAGTTCCTCTTGTGGTACCACATCACAGTTCATATGTTAAGAAATTGTCTGCATGTGCTGTAGAAGAATTATGGACCCCAGAAAACATATATTCACATTTCAGGAGAATCGGTGTGCCAAAGCACTTTGAATGTAGTGATCTCCCAGGGGACAATttggaaacagaaagcaagaggaTGTATAATCAG GTTATATTTGATTTGACCCATGAGTTGCTATGTGCAGAATATCAAGTAACTGCAAATCCAGATACGCTTCCATGGATGAAAAAAACCTTGGGATCTCACTGTTCCAGGCATCTTTGCAGAAGAACAGATGTCAATGAGGTCAAG aCGTTTGTTCAGGGTGaaactattaaaataatgaaCCTGGAAAAGAATGActtagaaatgaaaagaaaattccttAATATGACCAAGTATGGAAACTGTAAGAGAGACAGAGTGGACCTTATTCTG ATTCAGGAGCTCCGCAACGAAGAATCTCAGTGGACTTGCTATGATGATGATGAATTAACTGTGAAGATGAGAATGACTGAAGACATATTTGATAGCTTGATCCTTGATACAATCAGAGTCCTTAATAAGATTTATCTGAGAAAAGCCTGTGATTAG